In the genome of Paraburkholderia caribensis, the window GATGACGGATACCGCCTGCGCCGATGATCGAACGCTGGCCCGCCTGTGCGTGGATCAGGTTGAGGGTGTCGAGGTCGGGGCCGGCGTCGGCGCCGACCTGATCGAGCGTCATCACGATCACGCGCGACGGCCACGATGCGGGAGCGCGCAGCGCCTGCGCGAGTTCGGGTGCCGCGATCAGCTGACGGCCGCGGTGATCGAGCGACAGGATGGGCGCGTAGCCAGCCGCTTCGGCCTCGCGCAGCGCGTCGAGCGAGTGCAGCGATTCGGTGCCGAACACGGGCACGATGCGCGTGTGGGCGGAGCCGGTTGCGGCGGCGATGCGCGAGAGGTGGGCGAGCATCGACGGGTAATCGGCGAAGCCCGCGTCGAGCCAGATTTCGAACGGGCCGCTGGGCGGCTCGAGATGCGCATGGACATGTGCGTTCGCGAGGGTCGCGGCGAGCACGGCCAGCGTCGACGGATCGGCGTCGCGCGACATGATCGCGCCGAGGTCCGCGACGTACAGCGCCGGCGCGGCCGTCGCGGCAACGAGGGCGCGGGCGACGGGTAGCGGCTCGCTCGTTGCGCACAGCGAAGACTGGATGGGGCGATAGTTCGCGCGGTCGCCGCGTATCGCGCGGACCGCGTGGCCGTCGAGCAGATCGAGAACCGGGATCACCTGCATGCGGAGACGTTCCTTGATGAAGCTCTGGGTTTATGAGTATCTCACTGGCGGTGGCATCGACGCGCAACTCGCGGGCAGCAGCAGTCTCGCGGATCTGAGCGCGCTGGTCGTCGAAGGGCGCGTGATGCGCGATGCGATCGTTGGCGATCTGCGGCAGCTCGACGGCGTGGAGGTCAGCTTCGCGAGTTCGCGCTTCGAGCAGGTCGCGCAGGGCGTGGCGCATTGCCGCGCGAGGCCGGGCGAGTCGATGCTGGAGTTCGTCTCGCGCGCCGCTCGCGAGCACGACTACGCGTGGATCGTCGCGCCCGAATGCGATGGCCTGATGCTCGATCTCGCCGACGCCGTCGGTCCCGCGCGCTGGATCGGTTGCACGAAGGAAGCGATCGCGCTCGCGTCGAGCAAGCGTGCGACGGCGGCGCGGCTCGCGTCGCGCGGGATTGCCGCCACGCCCGCGCTCGAACCGGCGCAGCTCGATCCGCGCACGCAGTCACGCTGGGTCGTCAAGCCCGACGACGGCGCGGGCGGCCTCGACACACTGGTGTTCGACGACGCCGACGCGGCACGCGCTGAATATGCGGTGCGGCGCGCGGCGCAACGCGAAACCGTGCTGCAGGCCTGGGTGGACGGCGACGCGCTGAGCCTGTCGCTGATCTGCGATCAGGCGGGCGCGACGCTCGTCAGCATCAACCGGCAGAGGATAGACGTCGCCGCGCATGTGGCGGGCCATGCGGGGCAGGTGGTCGGCTTCGATGGCGTGGATATCGACCGTATCGATCGCGACAGCCCGCAAGGCCGCACGCTCGACGCGCTCGCGCAGCAGGTCGCGGCGTCGCTGCCCGGCTTGCGCGGGTTTGCCGGCATCGATGTCGTGTGGCATCCGGCGCGCGGCCCGGTCGTGATCGAGGTCAATCCGCGCGCGACCGTCGCGTATGCGGGCTTGTCCGCGCGGCTCGGCCGCAATCTCGCCGCCGACGTGCTGGCGGCACACGGCCTGCGGGCCGCGCCGCGTGTGACTGATTCGGCGTCCGGCGGCGCAGCGGGAGCGAAGCTGTCCGCATGCGGAGCGGGATCATGAGCGCGTCCGTGCCGGCGCCGTCAATTGCCGGGCCTGCCGTGTTCGGCTGGGACGTCGGCGGCGCGCATGTGAAGGTGTCGCGTGTCGACGCGGACGGTGCCGTCACCGATATCGCGCAATGGGCGTGTCCGCTGTGGCAGGGGCTCGATCATCTGCATCGCGCGATCGGTTCGGCGGCTGAACGCTGGCCCGATCTCACTCACGCGAGCGCGCGCCACGCGGTCACGATGACGGGCGAAATGGTCGATCTGTTCGCCGACCGCGAGCACGGCGTGCGTGCGCTCGTCGATGCCTTAGGCGCGCGGCTCGGCGCCGATACGGCGTTTTTCGCAGGCGCGTGCGGCTGGCTGGATGCTGCGCAGAGCGTCGCGCAATGGCGTGCCGTCGCGTCGGCGAACTGGCTCGCGACGGCGCAGCATGTCGCGACCCGCATGCGCGATTGCGTGCTGATCGATATCGGCAGCACGACGACCGACATCGTGCCCGTTGCCGAAGCGCGTGTCGCCGCACGCGGCGTCAGCGACGCGACGCGTCTCGTCACAGGCGAGCTCGCTTATCACGGGGTCGTTCGCACGCCGTTGTGCGGCATCGCGCATCGCATCGCGTTTCGCGGCGAGACGGCGGGCGTGATGAACGAATGGTTCGCGACGAGCGCCGACATTTACCGGCTGACGGGGGAACTGTGGCCGCCGCACGACCAGCATGCGAGCGCCGACAACGGGCCGAAGACCATCGCGGCAAGCTGCGCGCGGCTGGCGAGAACGATTGGCCGCGATGCGGGCGAGGCGACCGAAGACGAATGGCGCGAGTTCGCGCACACATGGCGCGACGCGCAGCTGCGCGCGATCGGCGCAAGCTTCGAGCAGGTGTGTGCGGCGCATCCGTCGCTGGCGCGCGCGCCCGTCGTCGGCGCGGGCTGCGGGCGCTTTCTGGCCGCGGCGCTGGCGAAGACCCAGGCGCGCGACTACGTGGATTTCGGCACGCTCACGCAGATAGCAGGCAACGCGCCGGCGGATGCCGCCGAATGGATCGCGACATGCGCGCCGAGCGTGGCCGTCGCATGGCTGATGTCGGCGAGCAGGCGAGCGCAGCGCGCCGCGTGACGCGGTCAACGGGGCGGGGCCTGCCTGCGACGCGCCGGGCGCGGCGCGATCGATGCGCGTGCGGCGCGGCCAGCGCAGACTCGCGATGGCGCCGCGAGTGCAGGGCGGACGCGGACGGGCCGGGCCGTCGGGCATGCCCGTCGCGAGGTCGAACGAAAGCGAGGTAACGGACATGTGGGTGGTGAAGATCGGGGGCAGCCTGAGTCACGACCCGTCGCTGCGGGACTGGCTCACGCAGCTGTGGGAGGTCGGCGGCGGGCGCGTGGTGATCGTGCCGGGCGGCGGTGATTTTGCGGACAGCGTGCGCGTGTATCAGCAGGAATGGCAATTCGACGATCTCGCCGCCCACAACATGTGCCTGCTCGCGATGACGCAGTACGCGCTGATGATGCAGGCCGTGCTGCCCGACCTCGTGCTGGCGACCAGCGAGGAACTGATCCGGCGCGCGCTGCGTCACGGCAAGGTTGCCGTGTGGATGCCCGTGAGCCTGATGCGCGTCACGCCCAACTCGATGACCAACTGGGACACGACCTCCGACAGCCTCGCCGCGTGGCTGTCGACGTCTCTGAACGCCGAGCGTCTGATGGTGGTGAAGTCGTGCCCGGTCGGCGCGAACGTGCCGCTCGGGACACTCGCGTCGGATGGCGTGATCGACGCGAGCTTTGTCCGTTACGTGAAAGAGGCGAACTACGAAGTCGAGTTGTTCAGCAAGACGGATGTCGCGCTGGTGCGCGACCGGCTGCTGAATGCGTCGGCGGTGTGAGGGCGCGATGCCGCGCGCTTGACGCGGATTGTTACGCGGGAGCTGTGGACGCGACGGCGGCAGCGTGATGCAGCGCGTCGGCCCATTGCGCGACACGGCGCGGATCGAGGCGCGAGGTGCGGCCGTTCTCGCATAGCGCGGTGCGAAAGCCCGCGACATCGGGCGCGAGCGTGCGGATCGCGTCGAGTTGTGTCCAGCCTAGCGAACCGGCGATGCAGGCCATCGCGCCCGACGCGCGTATCGTCGCGATGTAGCGCGCAAGCGTTGCGTGGTCGATGCAATCGAGCAGCGTGCGGCCCGTCTTGCCTGCCGTATCGAACACGATGCCTGCGAAGCCGAGCGAGACGGCATACGCGACGAGTTCCGCATCGACGCCGTCGTCGCACAACAGCACGGGCAACACGTTGGCTTGCAAGCCGGCGATGCGCGCGAGGCAGCCGTGCGCATGCGGTCCCGGCACGACGCCGACCTTGACGAAATCCACACCTGTTTCGGCGACTTCGTCGATGCGTGCCGTGATGGCGTCGAGCGCATCGGGCGGCAGGTCGCCGATCGTGGCGCTGATGGGTTTGACGGGATAGCGCGAGCGCAGCGTGCGCGCGATGCGCCAGATGTTGTCGATCGACACGCCGCCGAGCGCGCCTTCGAGGGGTTCCTTCAGATCGATCAGGTCGGCGCCGGCGCCGGCTGCGTCGAACGCTTCTTCCGCCGAGCGGACGCTTGCGAGCAATGCGGTCATCGGGGTCTCCGTCAGGACGAGTGCGGTGCGGTTTTTTTGTCGGCGGCGTTGCCGGTTGTACGGAAGCGTTCCACGGCGGCTGTGATCCATTGCCATGCGGTGAGTTCATCGGGGCCGGCGGTTTTGTCGATGGCGATCTGCAGGTAGGCCATTTCGCGGTCGATCTTGTCGGCGGGCAGCATGAAGAGCCGGCTCACGAGGATGGCGCCTTCGACGACGGCTGCCTGAGCGCGGTTGAAGCCCGTGAAAGGGGCGTGGTTTTCCGTGTGCACGCAGCGCATGTGGAGGACTGGACGTTGTGGGTCTTCTTCTGTGACGTGATCGAGGGTTAGTTCGCTGTGGGCGAGGGATTCTTTTAGCCTGAGGCTCGGGACTTTGGTGGCCGGGCTTGTCGGCCAGTCGCGTTGGGTGCCCGTTACGCAGCCGGCGAAGACGCGGACGTTGGTCGTGAAGTTGATTACCGCTGCGCGGGTGGCTAGTACGTTGTCTAGTGTTTTTGATGGCCTGAATGGGGCGAGGATCGTCAGGCCGCTTTCGTCGTGACGAATGCCCATCGGGGCGGTGTGGGCGACGCCGTCGGTGGAGCATGTTGTGATGATGGTTTCGTGGATCATCGTTTGGTTTTGGTTTGGTTTTGGTTTGGTTTTGCCTTTGCACTGGGCGTTTGTCTTTGCGTTGGCATCCGCGAATTGCGTTTTCGCTGGCATCCGCGTTACGTTAGCGTGCTTCAGGCGTCGCCCCTGTGCGGGGCGGCACCTACTTTTCTTTGCCGCCGCAAAGAAAAGTAGGCAAAAGAAAGCGGCTCACACCGCCAATTCTAGTTCCTGCCTGAGGGCCCTCAAAGGGTCTTACGCTTCAGACGGCAACCACGTGACCCACGTTCGTTGCCAACGCTCTGAACGAGTGCCTCACCCGCTTCACGCACCCGCATGTCACGATGTCGTGCCAGACAGTCCACCGCCGCCCAGGTGGCAAACTGTGTGTCGGCCCTCGGTGCTCCACACGCATCACTCCGGACCGATAGCGCACGCCCCACCCGGTAAGAGCGCCACCCTATACGACGCGACAACCTACACACAGTTTGCCACCTGGGCGGCACATACCATTCGCTGCCGCTTGCCCGGGTACGGGTGATCGAAGCGGGTGAGGCGTTTATTCGAAGCGTTGGCAACGGGCATGCGTCATGTGGTTGCCGAGTGAAGTGTGGGGACGTGGGGGGCCCGTGGACAAACGTCAAGAATTGGCGGTGTGAGCCGCTTTCTTTTGCCTACTTTTCTTTGCGGCGGCAAAGAAAAGTAGGTGCCGCCCCGCACAGGGGCGACGCGTGAAGGGGGCTAACGTAACGCGGATGCCAGCGCCGAGGCCAGCCCACCGAAACGGCGACGCCTGAAGCGCGCTAACGAATCGCGGATGCCAGCGCAAAAGCCAGCACACCGAACGGCGACGCGCGAAGCGCGCTAACAGACAGCAACTGCTTGCGGCACCGCACAAAAACCACAATCAAAAACGAAAAAGCAAAAAACAGACGGGGCCGTCCCGGCAAAAAAAACCCACGACGAAAACCAGGCCCGGCCCCGTACGGGGCCATCACCTCGTAGCGATATACATCGTAATTTCAAACCCGAACCGCATATCGGTATATCCAGGGGTAGTCCACTGCATGTTCGTCCTCCTTTAGCGAATGAAGAAAACAAAAACGGCGGTCCCATTGCGAAAGAACGCCTGCATGCGCGCACGCAACACATCCCTTCGCCTCGGCCCATGTTGCTGATGCAACTGTCGTACCAGTTACAGCCCGACGGGAAAGGGCGCGCCGTTTACGCGCCTTACTGTAGCGGAACCGCAGCAAAGTGTTCCACGAGCCGATAACCCATTGTGGACGCATTTTGCATTCGGTGCACGCGTGTTAACGGATCACTTAAGCCTGCTGAAAAAAATCGTGAATTCACTTCATCCGGCATGCCGCCTACATTGACCTGCAAGGCCGGCGACTTTCGATGCGCGCCAGCTCCCACCCAAGGCGTGCGCAGCACCACAGGCGCGCCACGATCCATATCGAGGCAGCGCGATGAACGATTTCAGCAAGGAAGCCGTGAAGCCCGCAGGCAGCGAACGCACACCAGAAAGCACACCGCAACGCTCGCGCTATTCAGCGGGTGTCCTCAAGTATCGCGAGATGGGCTACTGGCAGCCGGACTACACGCCAAAAGACACCGACATCATCGCGCTGTTCCGCATCACGCCACAGCCGGGCGTCGAGCCCGAAGAAGCCGCCGCCGCCGTCGCGGGCGAATCGTCGACGGCCACCTGGACCGTGGTCTGGACCGACCGCCTGACCGCGTGCGACATGTACCGCGCCAAAGCGTTTCGCGTCGATCTCGTCCCCAGCGCCAGCGAAAGCGAACCGCAGTACTTCGCGTTCATCGCCTATGACCTCGATCTGTTCGAGGAAGGCTCCGTTGCGAACCTCACTGCCTCGATCATCGGCAATGTGTTCGGCTTCAAGCCCCTGAAAGCGCTGCGGCTCGAAGACATGCGCATTCCCGTCGCGTATCTAAAGACCTTTCAGGGCCCGCCGACAGGCATCGTCGTCGAACGCGAACGGCTCGACAAATACGGCCGCCCGCTGCTCGGCGCAACCGTCAAGCCCAAGCTCGGGCTGTCGGGCAAGAACTATGGGCGCGTCGTGTACGAAGGCCTCAAGGGCGGTCTCGACTTTCTGAAGGATGACGAAAACATCAATTCGCAGCCCTTCATGCATTGGCGCGACCGCTACCTGTTCGCGATGGAGGCGGTAGCCCGCGCGCAAGCCGAAACGGGCGAACTGAAGGGCCACTACCTGAACGTGACGGCGGGCACGATGGAGGACATGTACGAACGCGCCGAATTCGCAAAGGAACTCGGCTCGTGCATCGTGATGATCGATCTGGTGATCGGCTGGACGGCGATCACGTCGATGGGACGCTGGGCGCGCAAGAACGACATGATCCTGCATCTGCATCGCGCCGGACACGGCACATATACGCGGCAGCGCAACCACGGCATTTCGTTTCGGGTGATCGCGAAGTGGCTGCGCATGGCGGGCGTCGATCACGCGCATGCGGGCACGGCCGTCGGCAAGCTCGATGGCGATCCGCTCTCGGTGCAGGGCTATTACAACGTGCTGCGCGAGTCCCACAATCCCGTCGATCTTACGCGCGGCCTCTATTTCGACCAGCCGTGGGCGGGCTTGCGCAAGGTGATGCCCGTCGCGTCGGGCGGCATTCACGCGGGGCAGATGCATCAGTTGCTCGATCTGTTCGGCGATGACGCGATCCTGCAGTTCGGCGGCGGCACGATCGGCCATCCGTCCGGCATTCAGGCGGGCGCGACGGCAAACCGCGTCGCGCTCGAAACGATGGTCAAGGCGCGCAACGAAGGCCGCGACATCGCCAGCGAAGGCCCCGATCTGCTCGAAGCGGCAGCGCGTCATTGCACGCCGCTCAAGCAGGCGCTCGATACATGGGGCGACATCACGTTCAACTACACGCCGACCGATACACCCGATTTCGCCGTCACGCCGAGCGTGGCCTGAGCCATCAGCGTCGTACCCGCCGCATCCGAATGAGGAGCCCGCCATGCGCATCACCCAGGGGACGTTTTCTTTCCTGCCCGATCTGACCGACGACGAAATCCGCATGCAGATCCAGTACGCGCTGAGCCAGGGCTGGTCGTGCTCGGTCGAATTCACCGACGACCCGCATCCGCGCAATACGTACTGGGAAATGTGGGGCCTGCCGATGTTCGATCTGCGCGACGCAGCGGGCGTGATGATGGAAGTGACGCGGTGCCGCGACGCGTATCCGCAGCACTACATCAAGGTGAATGCCTTCGATTCGGTGCGTGGTTTCGAAACGATGCGGCTGTCGTTCATCGTCAACCGGCCGGAGGTGGAGCCGCCCTTCGTGCTGGGGCGCCAGGACGACCGCTCGCGCGTGCAGCGCTATTCGCTCACGACGGTGCGCGCCGCGCCGCGCTAGCGGAGGCACGCCCGTCCCGCGGATCAGAACACCAACAGGGAGACATCGTCATGAACGCCGTCGTCACGGAGCCACCGGCACAGGAGGAAATGCAAGCGCCGCGCGTCGACCTGCTCGCGCTCTTTCACGAGTCGGGCATCGCCGAGGTGCTCGACGAACTCGATCGCGATCTGGTCGGCCTCGCGCCCGTGAAGACGCGCATCCGCGAGATCGCCGCGCAACTGCTGGTGGGCCGAGCGCGGGAAGCGCTCGGCATCGAATGCGGCGCGCCGACGCTGCACATGTGTTTCAGCGGCAATCCCGGCACCGGCAAGACCACCGTCGCGCTGCGCATGGCGGATGTGCTGTTCCGGCTCGGTTATATCCGGCGCAATCATCTGGTTTCGGTGACGCGCGACGATCTGGTCGGCCAGTACATCGGCCACACCGCGCCGAAAACACGCGAAGTGCTCAAGCGCGCGATGGGCGGCGTGCTGTTCATCGACGAGGCGTATTACCTGTATCGCCCGGAAAACGAGCGCGATTACGGCCAGGAGTCGATCGAAATCCTGCTCCAGACGATGGAGAACCAGCGCGACGATCTCGTCGTGATTCTGGCCGGCTACGCCGCGCGGATGGACACCTTCTTTCGCAGCAATCCGGGCTTTCGCTCGCGGATTGCGCACCACCTGTCGTTTCCCGACTATGCACCCGACGAACTGCTGCTGATCGCCGGGCGCATGCTCGACACGATGCATTACCGGTTCGACGCCGACGCGCGCCGCGCTTTCGAGGACTACCTCGCGCGGCGCGTGCGTCAGCCGAACTTCGCGAACGCGCGCTCGGTGCGCAACGCGCTCGACCGCGCGCGCCTGCGCCAGGCCAATCGCCTGTTCGCCGATGCGCTGGGCGGCGGCGCAAGCGCCGACCCAGCCGCGCTGACGCTGCTGAGCGCCGCCGATATCCGCGCGAGCAGCGTGTTCTCCGAATCAGGCGGCGCCGGGATGGAACCCGGCGCCGCGCCAGAATTCCCCACTTCGTAGGAGAGCATCATGCGTCACGCAAACATTACGCTCACGAGGTTCCTGGCTGGCGACGCTGACCATCTGATGTCGACACGGCCGTCCACCGCGTTGCAGGCCGTGCTGCACGACGTCGCGGCGTCGGTGAAGACCATCGGCGCGGCGCTTGCGCGCGGCACGCTGGGCGAGAGCGCGCAGGCCGATTCGGTAGCGGGCGGCGCGGTGCTCGCGTATTCCACGCGACGTCGCAAGCTGGCCGAGGCGGCTATGCGCAACGGCCGCGCGGCGCCTCTGGACGGCGCGGCCATGCCCGAGTACCAGCTTGCATTCGATCCGCTGAACTGCCCGTGGAATGCGGACATCAACGGCACGGCGGGTTCGATCTTTTCGGTGATGCGCGTGCAGCCGCAAGGCAGCGATGTGAACGGCGGCGACGCGCGAGCGCAAGCCTATGGCGAGCTGGACTGCGAATCCTATGGCGAAGCGTATGGCGCGCCGTTCCTTCAACCCGGCCGTGAACAGGCGGCAGCGGGGTACACGATCTACGGCCCGGCGACGATGCTCGTCATCACGCTTGGCGAGGGCACGCACGGCTTCACGCTCGACGGCCAGACGGACGAGTTCATGCTCACGCATCCATCGATCCGCATTCCGGAGGAGACGGGCGAGATTGCCGTCGACGCCTCCAACGAGCGCTTCTGGGAGCCGCCCGTGCGCCGTTACGTGCACGAGTGCCGCGAGGGCCGCGCGGGCTGCCGCGAGCGCGATTTCAGTCTGCGCTGGAGCGACGCGCTGGTGCCCGAAGTGCATCGCATTCTGATGCGCGGCGGGCTGTTCCTGATGCCGCGCGACTTCCGGACGCGCTCGGCGATGCGCGGGCGCCTGTCCGCCGTCTACGACGCGAGCCCGCTGGGCTTTCTGGTCGAGCAGGCGGGCGGCATGGCGACGACGGGCCGCGAGCGCGTGCTCGACGGCGCGCCGCGCACGTTCCATGAGCGCATGCCGCTGATACTCGGCTCGTCGAGCGAAGTGGCGCGTATTGGGCGCTACCACCGCGAGCACGACCTGGGTATCGACATGCCTTTCACGTCGCCGCTTTTTCGTGAGCGCTCATTGTTCCTTCCGGAGACCTCGGTCTGACTCTTGAACTGTAGCAAGGAGACAGCGCATGTCAGTCAGACATCCGATCGTTGCGGTGACGGGGTCGAGCGGGGCGGGCACGACTACCGTCATGAGGAGCTTCACGCATATTTTTCGCAGGGAGAAGATCAATGCGCAGATTGTCGAAGGCGATGCGTTCCATCGGTACGACCGGCTCGGCATGCGCGAGGCGTTGCGGCAGAGCGAGCGGGACGGCGTGCGCAACTTCAGCCACTTCGGGCCCGATGCGAACCTGCTCGAGGAGTTGGAGCAGTTGTTCGCGAGTTATGGGAGTTCGGGTGGCGGGAAGTTCCGGCGCTACGTGCACGATGAAGCGGACGCGGTGGTGTACAAGCAGGACCCGGGGACGTTTACGCCGTGGGAGGATATTTCGCCGGGCACGGACATGATGTTTTACGAAGGGCTTCATGGTGCGGCCGTGACCAGCAAGGTCGACATCGCACAGCATGCGGATCTGCTCGTCGGCGTGGTGCCGATCATCAATCTGGAGTGGATCCAAAAGCTGCATCGTGACCAGACGCTGCGCGGTTATTCGCATGAGGCGGTGGTGGATACGATTTTGCGGCGGATGCCGGATTATGTGAATTACATTTGCCCGCAGTTTTCGCGTACGCATGTCAATTTTCAACGTGTTCCCACTGTTGATACTTCTAATCCTTTTACCGCTCGGGAGATTCCGCAACCTGATGAGAGCTTTGTAGTGATCCGGTTTTCCAAGCCCAAAGGGATCGACTTTCCTTATCTGCTTACGATGTTGCATGACTCCTTTATGTCGCGGCCTAATGTCATTGTTGTGCCTGGCGGGAAGATGGGACTTGCTATGCAGTTGATTTTTACGCCCATGATCTTGCAGTTGAGGGATAGGAAGTCGCGTGCGTGAAAGTGAGTTTTTTGGGGCGGGGTGTGGCTCAGTGTTGTGTGTGTCTGTCTGTCTGTCTGTCTGTCTGTGTCTTGGCTGACGGCCTGGAGGTTGTGGCCCCGCTGGGGTCGTCAGGTTTTTTTTGTTTCGCCTTTTGGTTTTTGCTTTTGGTTTTTGCTTTTGCTTTTGTTTTGGGTTTCCAGACTCTGCGCTGGCATCCGCGTTACGTTAGCTCGCTTCATGCGTCGCCCCTGTGCGGGGCGGCACCTACTTTTCTTTGCCGCCGCAAAGAAAAGTAGGCAAAAGAAAGCGGCTCACACCGCCAATTCTTGACGTTTACCCACGGGCCCCCAACGTCCCCACGCTTCACTCGGCAACCACATGACGCATGCCCGTTGCCAACGCTTCGAATAAACGCCTCACCCGCTTCGATCACCCGTACCCGGGCAAGCGGCAGCGAATGGTATGTGCCGCCCAGGTGGCAAACTGTGTGTAGGTTGTCGCGTCGTATAGGGTGGTGCTCTTACCGGGTGGGGCGTGCGCTATCGGTCCGGAGTGAGGCGCGCGAGGTACTACGGCCTACACACAGTTTGCCACCTGGGCGGCGGTGGACTGTCTGGCACGGCATGGTATGACGCGGGTGTGTGAAGCGGGTGAGGCGCTCATTCAGAGCGTTGGCAACGGACGTGGGTCACGTGGTTGTCGTGTGAAGCGTAAGAACTTTTGGGGGCCCTCAGGCAAGAACTAGCGCTGGCGGTGTGAGCCGCTTTCTTTTGCCTACTTTTCTTTGCGGCGGCAAAGAAAAGTAGGTGCCGCCCCGCACAGGGGCGACGCATGAAGCGAGCTAACGTAACGCGGATGCCAGCGCAAAGCCAATTCACGGATGCCACCGCAAAGCCAATTCACGGATGCCACCGCATAGGCAAACGCAGCCAAACAACCCCCCCAGCACCCCCTATTAAGACCCTTTCAACTTCGTCGTGCCAGGGGCACACCAGACCTGAAGGTCTTCAACAGCCCGTTCCACCTGACACCCCCAATCCAGCGCCTGATCCTGATCAAACCTCTTCCCCAGCCGCCAGGCGATCTCCGCCCGTGCTGTCTGCACGCCCATATAAAACGCATGCCCGCCATCATCCTGAAGCTTCAGATGCGGAAACAAATCAAACGGATCCCCTTCAACAACATGCACGTCGCGGTTATAAACATGAATCCCATCCGTAGTGACCTGAACACGAAAATTCGGATCCCGCACCTGTGCGGCAAACGCAGCGATCTCATCAGCGTCATAAGGAAAAGGCCGCCTGGCATGTAAAGCAGACAAATCAGAATCGATACCTTTAGGCAGCACCTGCGCCTCAAAAGCGGCATGCATGACACGCCGTGCAACGTCAGCCTCACGCACGGCACGCCGCGCATGCAGGCTAACGGAAGTGGTCAGCACAGCAGAAACGCGCAACTCAGCAGCAATACCGAGCAGCACCGCATTAATGCCACTCGTATCAGCTTCCGTCAGCTCGGTAAGATTTCCAACACCAAGCATGATGGCAACATCGGCATACCGCTCCCGCAATGCGACATACCGCGCGATAGAAGCAGCAAAGCCAAACGGAATCGGATCAAGAATAGGATCGGCCAGAAACGGCTTGCCACGCGCAACGAGCGCATCAATCGCCTGATGCAACGAAGCCGTGTCACGCGGCTCGCGCGCAACCACAACCGGCGTCGACGATACTTCGTCAGCAACCCACAACGTGTCCACGTTGAGACTCATCAGATAATCGGCCCCCGCGCGCCCGCCGCGCAGAAGCTCATCCGTCACCATCGAATCCACGCTCACCCGATAGCCGCCATCCTTCAGCATCCGCACAGCATCCTCGAGATGCGGAAAAGGCGTATCAGGCAGACAGCCCACGTCAATCACATCCGCGCCTTGCTCCGCATAATGCCTCGCCCGCGCAGCGATTCCATCGAGATCGAGTCTCGGCGCATCGACGATCTCCGCAAAAATCTCCGTCGAGTAACGCGACAGATCGAACTTCCGCGCGGCCTGCCCGAAATGCAGCGGCAAATCCTTCGCCTCCTCCGGACCACGCTCGACGGGCAAGCCGAAATGCTCGCTCAACGCCAGAAGATCACCGCGACAGCGCCCCGGCACGATCATCCGGTCCGCGCGCAGCGGCAAAGGCACACGCCGGCGGATCATGTCGGCCGTCATCAGCGCGGCAACCTGCAAGCCGATCTCGCGCACCTCCCACGTGAATGGCGCGTTCGTCATGCCCTCCAGTACCTGCACGACGCTTTTTTCGGCAAGCCTGCCAGTCAGGAAGACGATGTGTTCCATGCAAGCCCGAGGTTCGACAGCCGTTCGCTCAATGCCGCGCGCAGTTCGTCGAGCGAGCGCGCAACAGTCGTGTATTCGATGCGCGCAAGCCGCTCGACATTTTCCAGCTCGATCGCGCGCGGACGCACTTCGACCCACTCGTGCGGGCTCTGCGTGATGACGCTCGGCTCGGTGTCGCACG includes:
- a CDS encoding form I ribulose bisphosphate carboxylase large subunit encodes the protein MNDFSKEAVKPAGSERTPESTPQRSRYSAGVLKYREMGYWQPDYTPKDTDIIALFRITPQPGVEPEEAAAAVAGESSTATWTVVWTDRLTACDMYRAKAFRVDLVPSASESEPQYFAFIAYDLDLFEEGSVANLTASIIGNVFGFKPLKALRLEDMRIPVAYLKTFQGPPTGIVVERERLDKYGRPLLGATVKPKLGLSGKNYGRVVYEGLKGGLDFLKDDENINSQPFMHWRDRYLFAMEAVARAQAETGELKGHYLNVTAGTMEDMYERAEFAKELGSCIVMIDLVIGWTAITSMGRWARKNDMILHLHRAGHGTYTRQRNHGISFRVIAKWLRMAGVDHAHAGTAVGKLDGDPLSVQGYYNVLRESHNPVDLTRGLYFDQPWAGLRKVMPVASGGIHAGQMHQLLDLFGDDAILQFGGGTIGHPSGIQAGATANRVALETMVKARNEGRDIASEGPDLLEAAARHCTPLKQALDTWGDITFNYTPTDTPDFAVTPSVA
- a CDS encoding ribulose bisphosphate carboxylase small subunit, giving the protein MRITQGTFSFLPDLTDDEIRMQIQYALSQGWSCSVEFTDDPHPRNTYWEMWGLPMFDLRDAAGVMMEVTRCRDAYPQHYIKVNAFDSVRGFETMRLSFIVNRPEVEPPFVLGRQDDRSRVQRYSLTTVRAAPR
- the cbbX gene encoding CbbX protein; the protein is MNAVVTEPPAQEEMQAPRVDLLALFHESGIAEVLDELDRDLVGLAPVKTRIREIAAQLLVGRAREALGIECGAPTLHMCFSGNPGTGKTTVALRMADVLFRLGYIRRNHLVSVTRDDLVGQYIGHTAPKTREVLKRAMGGVLFIDEAYYLYRPENERDYGQESIEILLQTMENQRDDLVVILAGYAARMDTFFRSNPGFRSRIAHHLSFPDYAPDELLLIAGRMLDTMHYRFDADARRAFEDYLARRVRQPNFANARSVRNALDRARLRQANRLFADALGGGASADPAALTLLSAADIRASSVFSESGGAGMEPGAAPEFPTS
- a CDS encoding class 1 fructose-bisphosphatase; translated protein: MRHANITLTRFLAGDADHLMSTRPSTALQAVLHDVAASVKTIGAALARGTLGESAQADSVAGGAVLAYSTRRRKLAEAAMRNGRAAPLDGAAMPEYQLAFDPLNCPWNADINGTAGSIFSVMRVQPQGSDVNGGDARAQAYGELDCESYGEAYGAPFLQPGREQAAAGYTIYGPATMLVITLGEGTHGFTLDGQTDEFMLTHPSIRIPEETGEIAVDASNERFWEPPVRRYVHECREGRAGCRERDFSLRWSDALVPEVHRILMRGGLFLMPRDFRTRSAMRGRLSAVYDASPLGFLVEQAGGMATTGRERVLDGAPRTFHERMPLILGSSSEVARIGRYHREHDLGIDMPFTSPLFRERSLFLPETSV
- a CDS encoding phosphoribulokinase, giving the protein MSVRHPIVAVTGSSGAGTTTVMRSFTHIFRREKINAQIVEGDAFHRYDRLGMREALRQSERDGVRNFSHFGPDANLLEELEQLFASYGSSGGGKFRRYVHDEADAVVYKQDPGTFTPWEDISPGTDMMFYEGLHGAAVTSKVDIAQHADLLVGVVPIINLEWIQKLHRDQTLRGYSHEAVVDTILRRMPDYVNYICPQFSRTHVNFQRVPTVDTSNPFTAREIPQPDESFVVIRFSKPKGIDFPYLLTMLHDSFMSRPNVIVVPGGKMGLAMQLIFTPMILQLRDRKSRA